A window from Drosophila nasuta strain 15112-1781.00 chromosome 3, ASM2355853v1, whole genome shotgun sequence encodes these proteins:
- the LOC132788928 gene encoding neurexin-4 isoform X2, giving the protein MRQAMKATTLTISSICCCFLLLGSNNVGVARADSFSDYFSDYECNQPLMERAVLTATSSLTERGPDKARLNGNSAWTPVENTYNHFLTLDLGEAIMVRKIATMGRMHTDEFVTEYIVQYSDDGEYWRSYVNPTSEPQMFKGNSDGNNIHYNIFEVPIIAQWVRINPTRWHDRISMRVELYGCEYIAENLYFNGTGLVRYELKEHAIASLRESIRFRFKTAFANGIMMYSRGSQGDYYALQLKDNKMVMNVKLGTNSMASLSVGSLLDDNVWHDVVVSRNKQDIIFSVDRVIVRSRISGDYTRLNLNQQLYLGGVPNVQEGLIVQQNFSGCLENIYFNSTNFIRVMKDSYELNEAHLYTKVNSLFACPSPSNYPVTFTTRGSFVKLKGYENSQRLNVSFYFRTYEETGVMVQHEFYSGGYVKVFLEFGKVKIDLSMKDRPRIILDNYEDQFNDGKWHSFVLSIERNRLIINIDQRPMTTTKNIQIATGSLYYIAGGLDRNGFVGCMRLISVDGNYKLPQDWVQGEEVCCGDEVVVDACQMIDRCNPNPCQHKGVCHQNSMEFFCDCAHTGYAGAVCHTSNNPLSCQALKNVQHVQQRVNLNIDVDGSGPLEPFPVTCEFYSDGRVITTLSHSQEHTTTVDGFQEPGSFAQSIMYDANQLQIEALLNRSHSCWQRLSYSCHSSRLFNSPSEAGNFRPFAWWISRNNQPMDYWAGALPGSRKCECGILGKCNDPTKWCNCDSNSLEWTEDGGDIREKEHLPVRAVKFGDTGTPLDEKYGRYTLGPMRCEGDDLFSNVVTFRIADASINLPPFDMGHSGDIYLEFRTTQENAVIFHATGPTDYIKLSLNGGNKLQFQYQAGSGPLGVNVGTSYHLNDNNWHTVSVERNRKEARLVVDGSIKAEVREPPGPVRALHLTSDLVIGATTEYRDGYVGCIRALLLNGKMVDLKDYSKRGLYGISTGCVGRCESSPCLNNGTCIERYDGYSCDCRWSAFKGPICADEIGVNLRSASIIRYEFEGSFRSTIAENIRVGFTTTIPKGFLLGFTSNLTGEYLTIQISNSGHLRCVFDFGFERQEIIFPKKHFGLGQYHDVRFMRKNSGSTVVLQVDNYEPVEYHFDIKASADAQFNNIQYMYIGKNLSMTDGFVGCVSRVQFDDIYPLKLMFQQNPPNNVKSLGTNLTEDFCGVEPVTHPPIEIETRPPPLVDEEKLRKAYNEVNSVLLAFLLAILFLLLCLMFFLIGRYLHRHKGDYLTHEDNGADGADDPDDAVLHSTTGHQVRKRTEIFI; this is encoded by the exons ATGAGACAAGCCATGAAAGCGACGACTTTAACAATTTCTtccatttgctgctgtttcctACTGCTGGGCAGCAACAACGTGGGAGTTGCACGAGCAG ATTCTTTCAGCGATTACTTTTCCGATTACGAATGCAACCAGCCGCTGATGGAGCGTGCCGTTTTAACGGCCACTTCGTCTTTAACCGAACGTGGTCCGGACAAAGCGCGTTTAAATG GTAACTCAGCTTGGACGCCCGTCGAGAATACCTATAATCACTTTCTAACACTCGATCTGGGCGAGGCGATCATGGTGCGCAAGATCGCTACCATGGGACGCATGCACACCGATGAGTTTGTCACGGAGTATATCGTTCAGTACTCGGATGATGGCGAATATTGGCGCTCGTATGTTAATCCCACGAGTGAGCCGCAG ATGTTCAAGGGCAACTCTGATGGCAATAACATACACTACAATATCTTTGAAGTGCCCATCATTGCACAATGGGTGCGCATCAATCCTACACGCTGGCACGATCGCATCTCAATGCGTGTCGAGCTCTACGGCTGTGAATACA TTGCGGAGAACCTTTACTTCAATGGAACTGGCCTGGTGCGTTATGAGCTGAAGGAACATGCCATTGCATCGTTGCGCGAGTCCATACGCTTCCGTTTCAAAACCGCCTTTGCGAATGGAATTATGATGTATTCCCGCGGTAGTCAAGGCGATTACTATGCGCTGCAGCTGAAGGACAATAAGATGGTGATGAATGTGAAACTGGGAACCAACTCGATGGCATCGCTTTCAGTGGGCAGTCTGCTGGATGACAATGTGTGGCacgatgttgttgtttcgcgTAACAAACAGGACATTATCTTTTCCGTAGATCGTGTCATTGTGCGTAGTCGCATTAGTGGTGATTATACACGCTTGAATCTCAATCAGCAGCTGTACCTAGGCGGTGTGCCAAATGTGCAGGAGGGTCTCATTGTTCAGCAGAATTTTTCGGGTTGCTTGGAGAATATTTACTTCAACTCGACCAACTTTATACGCGTCATGAAGGACAGCTACGAGCTGAACGAAGCCCATTTGTACACCAAAGTGAACAGTCTGTTTGCCTGTCCGTCGCCCTCAAATTATCCAGTTACCTTCACGACGCGTGGCTCGTTTGTCAAGCTAAAGGGCTATGAGAACTCGCAGCGTTTGAATGTGTCCTTCTATTTCCGCACCTACGAGGAGACGGGCGTCATGGTGCAGCATGAATTCTATTCGGGCGGCTATGTTAAAGTCTTTTTGGAGTTTGGCAAGGTTAAAATCGATTTGAGCATGAAGGACAGGCCACGAATTATACTCGACAACTATGAGGACCAGTTCAATGATGGCAAATGGCATTCATTTGTGCTTTCGATCGAACGCAATCGTTTGATTATCAACATCGATCAACGGCCTATGACAACAACCAAGAATATACAGATTGCCACGGGAAGTTTGTATTACATTGCTGGCGGCTTGGATCGAAATGGTTTTGTGGGCTGCATGCGTCTGATTTCGGTGGATGGCAACTACAAGTTGCCCCAGGATTGGGTGCAGGGCGAAGAGGTCTGCTGTGGTGATGAAGTAGTGGTCGATGCCTGCCAGATGATTGATCGCTGTAATCCCAATCCCTGCCAACACAAGGGTGTCTGTCATCAGAACAGCATGGAGTTCTTCTGCGACTGTGCGCATACTGGTTATGCTGGCGCTGTCTGTCACACCT CCAACAATCCATTGTCCTGTCAGGCGCTGAAGAATGTGCAACATGTGCAGCAGCGTGTCAACCTCAACATCGATGTGGATGGCAGCGGTCCGCTGGAACCTTTCCCTGTTACCTGCGAGTTCTATT CTGATGGACGCGTCATCACCACGCTGAGTCACAGCCAAGAGCACACAACCACAGTGGATGGTTTCCAGGAGCCGGGCTCCTTTGCGCAGTCCATTATGTACGATGCCAATCAGCTGCAGATCGAAGCGTTGCTCAACCGCTCACACAGCTGCTGGCAGCGACTGAGCTACTCGTGTCATTCCTCGCGTCTTTTCAATTCACCTT CTGAGGCTGGCAACTTCCGTCCATTCGCCTGGTGGATCTCGCGTAACAATCAACCCATGGATTACTGGGCAGGCGCTTTGCCCGGTTCCCGAAAATGCGAATGCGGTATTTTGGGCAAATGTAATGATCCCACCAAGTGGTGTAACTGTGATTCCAATAGCCTGGAGTGGACTGAGGATGGCGGCGATATTCGTGAAAAGGAACATCTGCCGGTGCGTGCAGTGAAATTTGGTGACACTGGCACCCCGCTGGACGAAAAGTATGGTCGGTACACTTTGGGTCCTATGCGCTGTGAGGGCGATGATCTGTTTAGCAATGTGGTTACATTCCGCATTGCCGATGCTTCGATTAATCTGCCGCCGTTTGACATGGGACATTCGGGTGATATTTATTTGGAATTCCGCACCACACAAGAGAACGCTGTCATCTTCCACGCCACTGGTCCCACTGATTACATCAAGCTGAGCTTGAATGGCGGCAACAAACTACAATTCCAATACCAAGCTGGCAGTGGTCCACTTGGTGTTAATGTGGGCACCAGCTATCATCTGAATGACAATAACTGGCACACGGTGAGCGTGGAGCGAAATCGTAAGGAGGCGCGTCTGGTGGTCGATGGATCCATTAAGGCAGAAGTGCGTGAACCCCCAGGCCCAGTTCGTGCTCTGCACTTGACCTCAGATCTGGTTATTGGCGCTACCACGGAGTATCGTGATGGTTATGTGGGTTGCATTCGTGCTTTGTTGCTCAATGGCAAAATGGTGGATCTGAAGGACTATTCCAAGCGTGGCTTATACGGCATTAGCACAGGTTGCGTGGGTCGTTGCGAGTCGAGTCCTTGCCTCAACAACGGCACCTGCATTGAACGCTACGATGGCTATAGCTGTGACTGTCGTTGGAGCGCCTTCAAGGGACCCATTTGTGCAGATG AAATTGGTGTCAACTTGCGTTCCGCTTCAATTATTCGCTACGAGTTTGAGGGCTCTTTCCGCTCCACAATTGCCGAGAACATTCGCGTGGGCTTCACCACCACCATACCCAAGGGTTTCCTGCTGGGCTTCACCTCGAATCTGACTGGCGAATATTTGACTATACAGATCTCCAATTCAG GTCATTTGCGCTGTGTATTTGACTTTGGTTTCGAGCGACAGGAAATTATATTCCCCAAAAAGCATTTCGGCTTAGGTCAATACCACGACGTGCGTTTCATGCGCAAGAACAGCGGCTCAACGGTGGTACTACAAGTGGATAACTACGAGCCCGTTGAGTATCACTTTGATATCAAGGCTTCGGCGGATGCGCAGTTCAATAACATTCAATACATGTACATTGGAAAGAACTTGTCAATGACGGATGGTTTTGTGGGTTGTGTGTCACGCGTGCAATTCGATGATATCTATCCGCTCAAACTGATGTTCCAACAGAATCCTCCCAATAATGTCAAATCACTGGGCA CAAATTTGACTGAAGACTTCTGCGGCGTGGAACCGGTAACGCATCCGCCCATTGAAATAGAAACTCGCCCACCACCTTTGGTGGATGAGGAGAAGCTGCGCAAGGCATACAACGAAGTGAACTCGGTGCTGCTGGCAT TCTTGCTCGCAATACTTTTCCTCCTGCTGTGTCTGATGTTCTTCCTCATCGGTCGCTACTTGCACCGTCACAAAGGAGATTATCTGACGCATGAGGATAATGGCGCCGATGGTGCTGATGATCCCGATGATGCTGTGCTCCACTCGACCACGGGTCACCAGGTCAGGAAGCGTACGGAGATTTTCATCTAA
- the LOC132788928 gene encoding neurexin-4 isoform X1, translating into MRQAMKATTLTISSICCCFLLLGSNNVGVARADSFSDYFSDYECNQPLMERAVLTATSSLTERGPDKARLNAGTSWSAKHSDFDQRLIIDLGLVRNVTHIALQGRPHSNEYVTEYTISYGITDLEFADYKEPGGNVKMFKGNSDGNNIHYNIFEVPIIAQWVRINPTRWHDRISMRVELYGCEYIAENLYFNGTGLVRYELKEHAIASLRESIRFRFKTAFANGIMMYSRGSQGDYYALQLKDNKMVMNVKLGTNSMASLSVGSLLDDNVWHDVVVSRNKQDIIFSVDRVIVRSRISGDYTRLNLNQQLYLGGVPNVQEGLIVQQNFSGCLENIYFNSTNFIRVMKDSYELNEAHLYTKVNSLFACPSPSNYPVTFTTRGSFVKLKGYENSQRLNVSFYFRTYEETGVMVQHEFYSGGYVKVFLEFGKVKIDLSMKDRPRIILDNYEDQFNDGKWHSFVLSIERNRLIINIDQRPMTTTKNIQIATGSLYYIAGGLDRNGFVGCMRLISVDGNYKLPQDWVQGEEVCCGDEVVVDACQMIDRCNPNPCQHKGVCHQNSMEFFCDCAHTGYAGAVCHTSNNPLSCQALKNVQHVQQRVNLNIDVDGSGPLEPFPVTCEFYSDGRVITTLSHSQEHTTTVDGFQEPGSFAQSIMYDANQLQIEALLNRSHSCWQRLSYSCHSSRLFNSPSEAGNFRPFAWWISRNNQPMDYWAGALPGSRKCECGILGKCNDPTKWCNCDSNSLEWTEDGGDIREKEHLPVRAVKFGDTGTPLDEKYGRYTLGPMRCEGDDLFSNVVTFRIADASINLPPFDMGHSGDIYLEFRTTQENAVIFHATGPTDYIKLSLNGGNKLQFQYQAGSGPLGVNVGTSYHLNDNNWHTVSVERNRKEARLVVDGSIKAEVREPPGPVRALHLTSDLVIGATTEYRDGYVGCIRALLLNGKMVDLKDYSKRGLYGISTGCVGRCESSPCLNNGTCIERYDGYSCDCRWSAFKGPICADEIGVNLRSASIIRYEFEGSFRSTIAENIRVGFTTTIPKGFLLGFTSNLTGEYLTIQISNSGHLRCVFDFGFERQEIIFPKKHFGLGQYHDVRFMRKNSGSTVVLQVDNYEPVEYHFDIKASADAQFNNIQYMYIGKNLSMTDGFVGCVSRVQFDDIYPLKLMFQQNPPNNVKSLGTNLTEDFCGVEPVTHPPIEIETRPPPLVDEEKLRKAYNEVNSVLLAFLLAILFLLLCLMFFLIGRYLHRHKGDYLTHEDNGADGADDPDDAVLHSTTGHQVRKRTEIFI; encoded by the exons ATGAGACAAGCCATGAAAGCGACGACTTTAACAATTTCTtccatttgctgctgtttcctACTGCTGGGCAGCAACAACGTGGGAGTTGCACGAGCAG ATTCTTTCAGCGATTACTTTTCCGATTACGAATGCAACCAGCCGCTGATGGAGCGTGCCGTTTTAACGGCCACTTCGTCTTTAACCGAACGTGGTCCGGACAAAGCGCGTTTAAATG CTGGCACCTCTTGGTCAGCCAAGCACTCGGACTTTGATCAACGTCTGATTATTGATTTGGGTCTGGTGAGGAATGTCACGCACATTGCGCTGCAAGGACGACCGCACAGCAATGAGTATGTGACCGAATATACCATTAGCTACGGCATCACAGACCTCGAATTTGCCGACTATAAAGAGCCCGGCGGCAACGTTAAG ATGTTCAAGGGCAACTCTGATGGCAATAACATACACTACAATATCTTTGAAGTGCCCATCATTGCACAATGGGTGCGCATCAATCCTACACGCTGGCACGATCGCATCTCAATGCGTGTCGAGCTCTACGGCTGTGAATACA TTGCGGAGAACCTTTACTTCAATGGAACTGGCCTGGTGCGTTATGAGCTGAAGGAACATGCCATTGCATCGTTGCGCGAGTCCATACGCTTCCGTTTCAAAACCGCCTTTGCGAATGGAATTATGATGTATTCCCGCGGTAGTCAAGGCGATTACTATGCGCTGCAGCTGAAGGACAATAAGATGGTGATGAATGTGAAACTGGGAACCAACTCGATGGCATCGCTTTCAGTGGGCAGTCTGCTGGATGACAATGTGTGGCacgatgttgttgtttcgcgTAACAAACAGGACATTATCTTTTCCGTAGATCGTGTCATTGTGCGTAGTCGCATTAGTGGTGATTATACACGCTTGAATCTCAATCAGCAGCTGTACCTAGGCGGTGTGCCAAATGTGCAGGAGGGTCTCATTGTTCAGCAGAATTTTTCGGGTTGCTTGGAGAATATTTACTTCAACTCGACCAACTTTATACGCGTCATGAAGGACAGCTACGAGCTGAACGAAGCCCATTTGTACACCAAAGTGAACAGTCTGTTTGCCTGTCCGTCGCCCTCAAATTATCCAGTTACCTTCACGACGCGTGGCTCGTTTGTCAAGCTAAAGGGCTATGAGAACTCGCAGCGTTTGAATGTGTCCTTCTATTTCCGCACCTACGAGGAGACGGGCGTCATGGTGCAGCATGAATTCTATTCGGGCGGCTATGTTAAAGTCTTTTTGGAGTTTGGCAAGGTTAAAATCGATTTGAGCATGAAGGACAGGCCACGAATTATACTCGACAACTATGAGGACCAGTTCAATGATGGCAAATGGCATTCATTTGTGCTTTCGATCGAACGCAATCGTTTGATTATCAACATCGATCAACGGCCTATGACAACAACCAAGAATATACAGATTGCCACGGGAAGTTTGTATTACATTGCTGGCGGCTTGGATCGAAATGGTTTTGTGGGCTGCATGCGTCTGATTTCGGTGGATGGCAACTACAAGTTGCCCCAGGATTGGGTGCAGGGCGAAGAGGTCTGCTGTGGTGATGAAGTAGTGGTCGATGCCTGCCAGATGATTGATCGCTGTAATCCCAATCCCTGCCAACACAAGGGTGTCTGTCATCAGAACAGCATGGAGTTCTTCTGCGACTGTGCGCATACTGGTTATGCTGGCGCTGTCTGTCACACCT CCAACAATCCATTGTCCTGTCAGGCGCTGAAGAATGTGCAACATGTGCAGCAGCGTGTCAACCTCAACATCGATGTGGATGGCAGCGGTCCGCTGGAACCTTTCCCTGTTACCTGCGAGTTCTATT CTGATGGACGCGTCATCACCACGCTGAGTCACAGCCAAGAGCACACAACCACAGTGGATGGTTTCCAGGAGCCGGGCTCCTTTGCGCAGTCCATTATGTACGATGCCAATCAGCTGCAGATCGAAGCGTTGCTCAACCGCTCACACAGCTGCTGGCAGCGACTGAGCTACTCGTGTCATTCCTCGCGTCTTTTCAATTCACCTT CTGAGGCTGGCAACTTCCGTCCATTCGCCTGGTGGATCTCGCGTAACAATCAACCCATGGATTACTGGGCAGGCGCTTTGCCCGGTTCCCGAAAATGCGAATGCGGTATTTTGGGCAAATGTAATGATCCCACCAAGTGGTGTAACTGTGATTCCAATAGCCTGGAGTGGACTGAGGATGGCGGCGATATTCGTGAAAAGGAACATCTGCCGGTGCGTGCAGTGAAATTTGGTGACACTGGCACCCCGCTGGACGAAAAGTATGGTCGGTACACTTTGGGTCCTATGCGCTGTGAGGGCGATGATCTGTTTAGCAATGTGGTTACATTCCGCATTGCCGATGCTTCGATTAATCTGCCGCCGTTTGACATGGGACATTCGGGTGATATTTATTTGGAATTCCGCACCACACAAGAGAACGCTGTCATCTTCCACGCCACTGGTCCCACTGATTACATCAAGCTGAGCTTGAATGGCGGCAACAAACTACAATTCCAATACCAAGCTGGCAGTGGTCCACTTGGTGTTAATGTGGGCACCAGCTATCATCTGAATGACAATAACTGGCACACGGTGAGCGTGGAGCGAAATCGTAAGGAGGCGCGTCTGGTGGTCGATGGATCCATTAAGGCAGAAGTGCGTGAACCCCCAGGCCCAGTTCGTGCTCTGCACTTGACCTCAGATCTGGTTATTGGCGCTACCACGGAGTATCGTGATGGTTATGTGGGTTGCATTCGTGCTTTGTTGCTCAATGGCAAAATGGTGGATCTGAAGGACTATTCCAAGCGTGGCTTATACGGCATTAGCACAGGTTGCGTGGGTCGTTGCGAGTCGAGTCCTTGCCTCAACAACGGCACCTGCATTGAACGCTACGATGGCTATAGCTGTGACTGTCGTTGGAGCGCCTTCAAGGGACCCATTTGTGCAGATG AAATTGGTGTCAACTTGCGTTCCGCTTCAATTATTCGCTACGAGTTTGAGGGCTCTTTCCGCTCCACAATTGCCGAGAACATTCGCGTGGGCTTCACCACCACCATACCCAAGGGTTTCCTGCTGGGCTTCACCTCGAATCTGACTGGCGAATATTTGACTATACAGATCTCCAATTCAG GTCATTTGCGCTGTGTATTTGACTTTGGTTTCGAGCGACAGGAAATTATATTCCCCAAAAAGCATTTCGGCTTAGGTCAATACCACGACGTGCGTTTCATGCGCAAGAACAGCGGCTCAACGGTGGTACTACAAGTGGATAACTACGAGCCCGTTGAGTATCACTTTGATATCAAGGCTTCGGCGGATGCGCAGTTCAATAACATTCAATACATGTACATTGGAAAGAACTTGTCAATGACGGATGGTTTTGTGGGTTGTGTGTCACGCGTGCAATTCGATGATATCTATCCGCTCAAACTGATGTTCCAACAGAATCCTCCCAATAATGTCAAATCACTGGGCA CAAATTTGACTGAAGACTTCTGCGGCGTGGAACCGGTAACGCATCCGCCCATTGAAATAGAAACTCGCCCACCACCTTTGGTGGATGAGGAGAAGCTGCGCAAGGCATACAACGAAGTGAACTCGGTGCTGCTGGCAT TCTTGCTCGCAATACTTTTCCTCCTGCTGTGTCTGATGTTCTTCCTCATCGGTCGCTACTTGCACCGTCACAAAGGAGATTATCTGACGCATGAGGATAATGGCGCCGATGGTGCTGATGATCCCGATGATGCTGTGCTCCACTCGACCACGGGTCACCAGGTCAGGAAGCGTACGGAGATTTTCATCTAA
- the LOC132788936 gene encoding L-aminoadipate-semialdehyde dehydrogenase-phosphopantetheinyl transferase: MNKHICTRWAFDLSTWTPTLPQLTHAVAAIQIEERTRLMKFHFIDDFLSSLIGRLLMRKFVSTCTNEPYHQVHFERDVRGKPCWVPSKSAKDNSSTLSFNVSHQGSLVLLAGIRGSRDDAEFGIGTDVMKIEYSGGKPLAEFFRLMQSKFSPQEWSYIGRPQHTEGAQLKAFMRHWCLKEAYVKELGVGITVDLEKISFAVDTTHPLEEAVSPLCATTLRCNGTPMTQWHFEEHLIAHKYCAAIAFRNCLPHENARFEFVPFQDLIEPSAIAEQPEVVEYCKQALLKPQKRHS, translated from the coding sequence ATGAACAAACACATCTGCACACGTTGGGCATTCGATTTGAGCACATGGACGCCAACTCTGCCACAGCTGACGCATGCGGTGGCTGCCATACAAATCGAGGAGCGGACACGCCTgatgaaatttcatttcatcgATGACTTTCTGTCCTCGCTGATTGGCCGTCTGCTAATGCGCAAATTTGTGAGCACGTGCACCAACGAGCCGTATCATCAAGTGCACTTTGAGCGTGATGTGCGCGGCAAGCCATGTTGGGTGCCATCCAAGTCCGCCAAGGATAACAGCTCAACGCTTAGCTTTAATGTCTCTCATCAGGGCAGCCTGGTGCTGTTAGCGGGTATTCGAGGCAGTCGGGATGACGCTGAGTTTGGCATTGGCACAGATGTTATGAAGATCGAGTATAGTGGCGGTAAGCCATTGGCAGAATTCTTTCGCCTCATGCAGAGCAAATTCTCGCCCCAGGAGTGGAGCTACATTGGGCGACCACAGCACACGGAGGGGGCACAGCTCAAGGCATTCATGCGTCACTGGTGCCTCAAGGAGGCCTACGTTAAGGAACTGGGCGTGGGCATTACTGTCGATCTCGAAAAGATAAGCTTTGCCGTGGACACCACGCATCCGCTGGAGGAGGCCGTCTCCCCACTGTGCGCCACCACGTTGCGTTGCAACGGCACACCCATGACGCAATGGCACTTCGAGGAGCATTTAATCGCACACAAATACTGCGCGGCGATTGCGTTTCGCAATTGTTTGCCGCACGAGAATGCGCGCTTTGAGTTTGTGCCTTTCCAGGATCTGATAGAGCCAAGTGCAATCGCTGAGCAACCCGAGGTGGTGGAATACTGCAAACAAGCGTTGCTGAAGCCGCAGAAACGACATTCCTAG